The Deinococcus sonorensis KR-87 genome includes a window with the following:
- a CDS encoding carbohydrate ABC transporter permease — protein MTATRPRSSRPSRTLVVLAAVVWLLITTLPFVFMVLTSVKSQSDIYSTPVWALPRTLDLSSYLAVLHGPFFGYLKNSIFVAVVSIVLTLLLSSMAAFAFARLRFRLNGLLFSLVVAGLIVPVHVTLIPIYLMSRAIGVYDTPFALIGPYVAFALPISIFILTEFMRQIPRELEEAAHIDGAGPATLYGRIFVPLCAPGLATVAIYNGIGMWNEFIFAYVLTSNPQNRTLPLAIWDFQGQYSSNVPAILAVVTLTTLPLIVAYIFGQERIIQGMMAGSVKG, from the coding sequence GTGACCGCCACCCGTCCCCGTTCCTCGCGGCCCAGCCGCACCCTGGTGGTGCTGGCGGCGGTGGTGTGGCTGCTCATCACCACGCTGCCCTTCGTGTTCATGGTGCTCACCAGCGTCAAGAGCCAGAGCGACATCTACTCCACCCCGGTGTGGGCGCTGCCGCGCACCCTGGACCTGAGCAGCTACCTGGCGGTGCTGCATGGGCCCTTTTTCGGCTACCTGAAGAACAGCATCTTCGTGGCGGTGGTGAGCATCGTCCTGACGCTGCTGCTCAGCAGCATGGCCGCCTTCGCCTTTGCCCGGCTGCGCTTCCGGCTGAACGGCCTGCTGTTCAGTCTGGTGGTGGCGGGGCTGATCGTGCCGGTGCACGTCACGCTGATTCCCATCTACCTGATGTCGCGCGCCATCGGCGTGTATGACACCCCCTTCGCCCTGATCGGGCCGTACGTGGCGTTCGCCCTGCCGATCAGCATCTTCATCCTGACCGAGTTCATGCGCCAGATCCCCCGGGAACTGGAAGAAGCCGCCCACATTGACGGTGCCGGCCCCGCCACGCTCTACGGCCGCATCTTCGTGCCGCTGTGTGCGCCGGGCCTCGCCACCGTGGCGATCTACAACGGCATCGGCATGTGGAACGAGTTCATCTTCGCGTATGTGCTGACCTCCAACCCCCAGAACCGCACCCTGCCGCTGGCCATCTGGGACTTCCAGGGGCAGTACAGCAGCAACGTGCCGGCCATTCTGGCGGTCGTCACGCTCACCACCCTGCCGCTGATCGTGGCGTACATCTTCGGCCAGGAGCGCATCATCCAGGGCATGATGGCCGGCTCCGTCAAGGGCTGA
- a CDS encoding carbohydrate ABC transporter permease, with the protein MSLITPAKPVRVPSRTRQVRSQNWVAAAFLLPALLTLVVFLVYPLLSSFRLSLLNWNGLGNTARFVGLQNWADLLHDRVFLTAIRNNGVLAGLSILVQIPLGLVLAFLLDRAGRASRALKVLYFLPLLMSSVAIGTVFRSIYDPNFGPLNSVLRALHLDVLAQDWLGDPRLSLIAVIAVVCWQNVPFYMLLFLAGLSSMPAELREAATLDGATEPVIFWRITLPFLQGTIRSAMVLSLIGSLRYFDLVYVMTGGGPSNSSEVMATYMYRTVFSSFNIGYGAAISSAMFIIVAVVAGLTLRATRRFETEV; encoded by the coding sequence ATGAGCCTCATCACCCCCGCCAAACCGGTCCGTGTGCCGTCACGGACGCGTCAGGTGCGCAGCCAGAACTGGGTGGCGGCGGCCTTTCTGCTGCCGGCCCTGCTGACGCTTGTCGTGTTCCTGGTGTACCCGCTGCTGTCGAGCTTCCGGCTGTCGCTGCTCAACTGGAACGGGCTGGGCAACACGGCCCGCTTCGTCGGCCTGCAGAACTGGGCCGACCTGCTGCATGACCGGGTGTTCCTGACCGCCATCCGCAACAACGGCGTGCTGGCCGGGCTCTCGATCCTGGTCCAGATCCCGCTGGGGCTGGTGCTGGCCTTCCTGCTCGACCGGGCCGGCCGCGCCTCCAGGGCGCTGAAGGTGCTGTATTTCCTGCCGCTGCTGATGTCCAGCGTGGCCATCGGGACGGTGTTCCGCAGCATCTACGACCCGAACTTCGGGCCGCTCAACAGCGTGCTGCGTGCCCTGCACCTCGATGTGCTGGCCCAGGACTGGCTGGGCGACCCGCGGCTGTCCCTGATCGCGGTGATCGCGGTGGTGTGCTGGCAGAACGTGCCGTTCTACATGCTGCTGTTCCTGGCCGGGCTGTCGAGCATGCCGGCCGAACTGCGCGAGGCGGCCACCCTGGACGGCGCCACCGAGCCGGTGATCTTCTGGCGCATCACGCTGCCGTTCCTGCAGGGCACCATCCGCAGCGCCATGGTGCTGTCGCTGATCGGCTCGCTGCGCTACTTCGACCTGGTGTACGTGATGACCGGGGGCGGGCCCTCCAACAGCTCGGAGGTGATGGCCACCTACATGTACCGGACCGTCTTCAGTTCGTTCAACATCGGCTACGGCGCCGCCATCTCCAGCGCCATGTTCATCATCGTGGCGGTGGTGGCGGGCCTGACGCTGCGCGCCACCCGCCGCTTCGAGACGGAGGTCTGA
- a CDS encoding extracellular solute-binding protein — translation MNHKRVRALTALLAASTTLAQAQTTLDLWHIQTTDNGKKIIQDAVNRFQKANPGVNVNVVVTPNDTYKTKLKIAVGAGNAPCVFMSWGGGPLYEYIKSDQVLDLTPFLSKNAAFKNRFLPAAWSAVTFDGKVYGIPAENTGVAVVLYNKALFAKYNLQVPKTWPDLLKVVATLKQHNVAAFSLANKAKWPGSMFYGYLVDRIGGPDVFKNAVTRTKGGSFADPTFVKAGQMLQDLVKAGAFVQGYNGLDYDSGVSRQLLYSGRAAMELMGTWELGTIKNENPNFLKNVDFFSFPTVPGGKGNANTVLGTVGDNFYSVSKTCKNPDAASKLLTYLIDDQAAQDRVGDNRLPPVKGLKVTDPLLQRIQQLVSKAPSVQLWYDQDLAPQLGELHKDTSQALLGLSVTPQAAADQMETLAKKILK, via the coding sequence ATGAATCACAAGCGCGTTCGTGCCCTGACCGCCCTGCTCGCCGCCAGCACCACGCTCGCCCAGGCCCAGACCACGCTGGACCTGTGGCACATCCAGACCACCGACAACGGCAAGAAGATCATTCAGGACGCCGTGAACCGCTTTCAGAAGGCCAACCCCGGCGTCAACGTCAACGTGGTGGTCACGCCCAACGACACCTACAAGACCAAGCTTAAGATCGCGGTGGGCGCCGGCAACGCCCCGTGCGTGTTCATGTCGTGGGGCGGCGGACCGCTGTACGAGTACATCAAGTCCGATCAGGTGCTGGACCTCACCCCCTTCCTCAGCAAGAACGCCGCCTTCAAGAACCGCTTCCTGCCGGCCGCCTGGAGCGCCGTCACCTTCGACGGCAAGGTCTACGGCATTCCGGCCGAGAACACCGGTGTGGCGGTGGTGCTGTACAACAAGGCCCTGTTCGCCAAGTACAACCTGCAGGTCCCCAAGACCTGGCCGGACCTGCTGAAGGTGGTGGCCACCCTCAAGCAGCACAACGTGGCGGCCTTCTCACTCGCCAATAAGGCCAAGTGGCCCGGCAGCATGTTCTACGGCTACCTGGTGGACCGCATCGGCGGCCCGGACGTGTTCAAGAACGCCGTGACGCGCACCAAGGGGGGCAGCTTCGCCGACCCGACCTTCGTGAAGGCCGGCCAGATGCTGCAGGACCTGGTGAAGGCCGGAGCCTTCGTGCAGGGCTACAACGGGCTGGACTACGACAGCGGCGTGTCGCGGCAGCTGCTGTACTCGGGCCGCGCCGCCATGGAGCTGATGGGCACCTGGGAGCTCGGCACCATCAAGAACGAGAACCCGAACTTCCTGAAGAACGTGGACTTCTTCTCGTTCCCCACCGTGCCGGGCGGCAAGGGCAACGCCAACACAGTGCTGGGCACGGTGGGCGACAACTTCTACAGCGTCTCCAAGACCTGCAAGAACCCCGATGCGGCCTCCAAGCTGCTCACCTACCTGATCGACGATCAGGCGGCCCAGGACCGGGTGGGCGACAACCGCCTGCCGCCGGTGAAGGGCCTGAAGGTCACCGATCCGCTGCTGCAGCGCATCCAGCAGCTGGTCAGCAAGGCCCCCAGCGTGCAGCTGTGGTACGACCAGGACCTGGCGCCTCAGCTGGGTGAGCTGCACAAGGACACCAGCCAGGCGCTGCTGGGCCTGAGCGTCACCCCGCAGGCCGCCGCTGACCAGATGGAAACGCTGGCCAAGAAAATCCTGAAGTAA
- a CDS encoding LacI family DNA-binding transcriptional regulator has protein sequence MRSAVTLADIASHAGVSKMTVSKVVNKQPGISEATRQRVLQAIEDLGYTANASARALAGGRTNTLGVVVPSIGPQYISEVVRGANLTAYDAGLDLLISTTQEDTIHERQNVGRLTRGLVDGLLMVLPRSLDRYAEALQQARVPVVVVASADSAVPFPLVDADHYHGARLAVSHLLELGHQRIGFIAGRRETSASLERLRGYREGLLTAGLPFDPGLVRPGEYTQPGGFAAARALLDLPQPPTAIFAANDLSAFGAMEAIKDRGLRVPDDLSVIGFDDIPHAGQVHPALTTIRQPLVEMGTAGTRMLLNLLHGGLPVTERLVLPTELVVRASTGPPPAT, from the coding sequence ATGCGCTCTGCTGTCACGCTTGCCGACATCGCCAGCCACGCGGGCGTGTCCAAAATGACCGTGTCCAAGGTGGTGAACAAACAGCCCGGCATCTCTGAGGCCACGCGGCAACGGGTGCTGCAGGCCATTGAGGACCTGGGCTACACCGCCAACGCCTCGGCCCGCGCCCTGGCCGGCGGCCGCACCAACACGCTGGGCGTGGTGGTGCCGTCCATCGGGCCGCAGTACATCAGCGAGGTGGTGCGCGGCGCCAACCTCACCGCCTACGACGCCGGCCTGGACCTGCTGATCTCCACCACCCAGGAGGACACCATCCACGAGCGGCAGAACGTGGGCCGGCTGACACGCGGGCTGGTGGACGGCCTGCTGATGGTGCTGCCGCGCTCGCTGGACCGCTACGCCGAGGCGCTGCAGCAGGCGCGGGTGCCGGTGGTGGTGGTGGCGTCGGCGGATTCGGCGGTGCCGTTCCCGCTGGTGGACGCCGACCACTACCACGGGGCGCGGCTAGCCGTGTCGCACCTGCTGGAGCTGGGGCATCAGCGCATCGGGTTCATTGCGGGCCGCCGCGAGACCAGCGCCAGCCTGGAGCGGCTGCGCGGCTACCGCGAGGGCCTGCTCACCGCCGGCCTGCCGTTCGACCCTGGGCTGGTCCGGCCCGGCGAGTACACGCAGCCGGGCGGGTTCGCGGCGGCGCGCGCCCTGCTGGACCTGCCGCAGCCGCCCACCGCCATCTTCGCGGCCAACGACCTCTCGGCCTTCGGCGCGATGGAGGCGATCAAGGACCGCGGCCTGCGCGTGCCGGACGACCTGTCGGTGATCGGCTTCGACGACATTCCGCACGCGGGGCAGGTGCATCCGGCGCTCACCACCATCCGGCAGCCGCTCGTTGAGATGGGCACGGCCGGCACCCGCATGCTGCTCAACCTGCTGCACGGCGGCCTTCCCGTCACCGAGCGGCTGGTGCTGCCCACCGAACTGGTGGTGCGGGCCTCCACCGGACCACCTCCGGCCACGTGA
- a CDS encoding CoxG family protein: MQVQGTNVIQAPRERVWALLQDPDVLARCVPGVREMVDEGGGTYRAVMDVAVGPVKGAFKAKIRVSDQQPPERMTLGVEAKAPTGMVNAVGTLTLVDQGASTRVDWVGDPKLMGMIASLAGRLIGGISKQQADIFFGNLEKEAQAQTA; the protein is encoded by the coding sequence GTGCAGGTACAGGGAACCAACGTGATTCAGGCACCACGCGAGCGGGTGTGGGCGCTGCTGCAGGACCCGGACGTGCTGGCCCGCTGTGTGCCGGGCGTCCGTGAGATGGTGGATGAGGGGGGTGGCACCTACCGCGCCGTGATGGACGTGGCGGTGGGGCCGGTCAAGGGGGCCTTCAAGGCCAAGATTCGCGTCAGCGACCAGCAGCCGCCCGAGCGCATGACGCTGGGCGTGGAGGCCAAGGCCCCCACCGGCATGGTGAACGCGGTGGGTACGCTGACGCTGGTGGACCAGGGCGCGAGCACCCGGGTGGACTGGGTGGGCGACCCCAAACTGATGGGCATGATCGCCAGCCTGGCCGGTCGCCTGATCGGCGGCATCAGCAAGCAGCAGGCCGACATCTTCTTCGGCAACCTGGAGAAGGAAGCCCAGGCGCAGACCGCCTGA
- a CDS encoding (2Fe-2S)-binding protein translates to MSTMDITVTVNGEQRQASVEPRMLLVHFLRDELELTGTHVGCDTSQCGACTVHLDGHAVKSCTLFAVQADGREVLTIEGIGAVGELHPLQTGFWEEHGLQCGFCTPGMIMSSAELLRTNPNPSEDQIRHALEGNFCRCTGYHNIVRAVQHAAGAMAAGAQPQSSAADD, encoded by the coding sequence ATGAGCACAATGGACATCACGGTCACGGTCAATGGTGAGCAGCGGCAGGCTTCGGTGGAACCGCGCATGCTGCTGGTGCATTTCCTGCGCGACGAACTGGAGCTGACCGGCACCCACGTGGGCTGCGACACCAGCCAGTGCGGGGCCTGCACGGTGCATCTGGACGGCCACGCGGTCAAGAGCTGCACCCTGTTTGCGGTGCAGGCGGACGGACGCGAGGTGCTGACCATCGAGGGCATCGGGGCAGTGGGGGAACTGCACCCGCTTCAGACCGGCTTCTGGGAGGAACACGGCCTGCAGTGCGGTTTCTGCACGCCCGGCATGATCATGAGCAGCGCTGAGCTGCTGCGGACCAATCCCAACCCCAGCGAGGACCAGATCCGGCATGCGCTGGAGGGCAACTTCTGCCGATGCACCGGCTATCACAACATCGTGCGGGCCGTGCAGCACGCGGCCGGGGCCATGGCGGCCGGAGCTCAGCCGCAGTCCAGCGCCGCCGACGATTGA